Part of the Hemibagrus wyckioides isolate EC202008001 linkage group LG09, SWU_Hwy_1.0, whole genome shotgun sequence genome, GTTCCTGTATGTGAATTTTTTGGATTTAGGATTTTCTGCATGAAAATGTTGGGTAGTAATATATCGTGTAGTGATTCATGTAGTGCCCTCTTTCTTTTGCAGAGATGAATGGCAAGGCTTTTAATCCAACATATGAAGAAAACCTGCTTTTCGTTGCACTACAGAAACAAATCTTCCTTGGTCCTTATAATCCAAAGGTTTGCCCAGAGGTTGGGTTCTTTGACGTCCTGGGAAATGACAGAAGGTATGTTTTTAAGTGACACACCAGCAGCTTTGAGCTTATAAGCAAATACATGTGCATGTATATGCAAAACAGGATCTGTCCAGTCGCAGGTTTCTCTACATTTAGACTAGTTCCAAACGCTGTCTCAATCGCTTTACATAACAAACACTGTATTGGCAGGAAAAAATGGGCAGAGCTGGGCAGCACAGCAAAAGAGGATGCCATGGAGGAGTTTGTGAAGCTTCTGAACTCCTGCTGCAGTCTGTTTTCCCCATATGTCACATCTCATAAGATCGAGAAGGAGGAACATGAGAGGAAATTGTAAGTGTGACTGTTGCAGATAAAAGCTCTCTgctattgtaaaaaaaaaaaaaaaaattaaatactgtATTAATTATGCTGtaatacatataataaatgtaatttaagtTTTATTAGAATTACTGTTAGGAACGGGAAATAGGGAGGATGGGTTTTGTAGCCTTGCAGCCTGTTTCATTTACACAGCCCAAAAGCAAGGAAGACTCAGGAAGATAATTTAACTAGGGGATTGAACCTAATTTAACTGAATCTTATCAGTTGGCCTAACCAGAGCCCTGCCACGGGCGAGAAGGCTTTCATAACGAATATGTTTGTCTTCTGTACACATTtagaaaagatgaagaagagcgTCTCAGGCTAGAAAGAGAGGAGCGACAACGGCAAGAAGAAGAACAGTGTtatgaagaggagaagaagagacaGGAAGCTGATGGCTTACTAAAACCCCAGCAGAAGTAAGGAACTAGTGATCGAAAAACAATCGATTTATCCGCTTACTGTCAGCTAATTGTGCTACAGTACAGAGTTTATGTGTTTTAATAGTAAAAGCACCAAAGCACGTTGTGAGAGGTTTAGTTATCAGGGACAGTTGCGCTATGGTTAAATATACTAAATCATGAAGGTCTTTAGTTCGTATCAGGTTGCTGATAAAACGTTTTATAGTTTCAGTTGTCAGACATAATATTAGTGAACAGTGGGTCCAATGCAACGATAGAACTGTAATGGTGTGTGAGCgtgttattatattttagtGGGTACCAATATCCATTGTACATACAGCAAAATTTAGCTGCGTTAATAGATATGGCTATGGAAAGtccttatttgtgtgtgtgtgtgtgtgtgtgtgtgtgtgtaggcaacAGATGACGGTTGCTCTGAATGCACAGACACCGGTGCAGTTCCAGCAGAATGCAGTCGGACAGTCCGCCAAAAGCTTAGAACAGCAGCAGCGACTTATCCAACAGCCTGAAGAGCGACATTATCAAGAGTGTATGCGGCAAGCCCACCATACTCACCAGTTCAAACAGGTTCGGCATCTTTTGTTTGCCATCAAGGTGCATCGACATAAGCTAAGCTACTGTCCACCGTCGGCATACATATTTACTTATCCACTCTAGGAACACTCTGAGGCAGATATAACTGATTCAAAAAGCATTGTCTGAACTTTCCATTTATGTATTTTCAAGACAACAATATTATCTTGTAGCATTATATATGTATCATATGTTCAAAACCTGCTTTTGTCGTagctaaataaaaacagaactaTAGTTGGATAAGTCACGGATGTTGTGCCCTAAAATGTTATTCACTGCCAGATTTTTGCTAAACATTCTGCAAATGTTTTTGTAATACAAACGTCAAAAAATAACCTGCTGAACTAGGCGTATGGTAATATTTTGGTGAGGACCTCAAGGACAGGAATATTGACAATATGTGAACATTTGACTGGACATGCTTTAATTTTATTACTAAACTAAAAGAATCAAACTTTCCTTTTGGGTTTTTGGTTAAGGTGATGATTAGATTTAGCCTTAAATCAAGCCACTAAATGGctgtattaatatttatttaatgtgtgtgtgtgtgtgtgcaggacatGGTTGAAGCCCCATCACCAGATTCAACTGATATGGCTTCAGTTACGAATCTCATCAGCCATTCAGAGTCATTAGAGAGGAAAAAGTCTGACGCAAACCCCAAACAATGTCATTTATTCATAGAAAGCAAACCGGGAGGTATGTGTAAAATCTTACCTTTTATTTAGTTCTCAAAAATAGCAGTGTGCAAtaactttctctttttttatttgacttgTATGGAAAAATTCCACACCCCAAAACTGCTGATAAGAATTGAAATGAGATTAAATAAAACTGGCAGGACCACATCCCATGCTTAGCTTATCTTTCAACATAACACCCTCCCCCTTCCTTTCTAATGCAGAATTGCCCATCATGGCGCCCTCCGTGTGGACGACGTCTCAGGTGAACGAGTTCAAGGCGAAGACGAAGCAGGATGCAGAGTCCGTGATCACTGTAGGGAGAGGCGAAGTGCTAACCGTGCACATCCCTACTCACGACGATGGATCTACATTCTTCTGGGAATTCGCCACGGATTACTATGACATTGCCTTTGGCTTGTACTTTGAATGGCCAAACACAGTAAATGGTGTGAGAACGGAGAAGTTTGTGGAGTCTGTATCTGAAAACCAAGAGACAGGTAGGAAAGAGACTTTTGACTGCTTTTGatgattttttaatatttgtagaGTATGGTAACTAGGTATAATGTATTAAAAGGTGACCAACCCGACTTAATTCATCATGATCCCCACACAATAATACTGCATAACCGCCTTCCTAATAAGTCACCGGTGGATTACTTCATATGATATCTGAATGATAATTTTGTGTACAGTGCTAGATTATTTCATATGTGAATTAAATTTATGTTTTTGTGTactatttatcattatttttgcaAGCGGAAATAATC contains:
- the zgc:162964 gene encoding Golgi resident protein GCP60 isoform X1 → MAAREPGDGLRKCSKPDNSISAENESENPAEKDQERRKWDVGNNWGFSLEGIFGLALKFFKEMNGKAFNPTYEENLLFVALQKQIFLGPYNPKVCPEVGFFDVLGNDRRKKWAELGSTAKEDAMEEFVKLLNSCCSLFSPYVTSHKIEKEEHERKLKDEEERLRLEREERQRQEEEQCYEEEKKRQEADGLLKPQQKQQMTVALNAQTPVQFQQNAVGQSAKSLEQQQRLIQQPEERHYQECMRQAHHTHQFKQDMVEAPSPDSTDMASVTNLISHSESLERKKSDANPKQCHLFIESKPGELPIMAPSVWTTSQVNEFKAKTKQDAESVITVGRGEVLTVHIPTHDDGSTFFWEFATDYYDIAFGLYFEWPNTVNGVRTEKFVESVSENQETGQAEEANERETGSVVPRVSEVVPLFRRDSHENVYAGSHQYPSPGVYLLKFDNSYSLWRSKVVYYRVYYTN
- the zgc:162964 gene encoding Golgi resident protein GCP60 isoform X2, which produces MAAREPGDGLRKCSKPDNSISAENESENPAEKDQERRKWDVGNNWGFSLEGIFGLALKFFKEMNGKAFNPTYEENLLFVALQKQIFLGPYNPKVCPEVGFFDVLGNDRRKKWAELGSTAKEDAMEEFVKLLNSCCSLFSPYVTSHKIEKEEHERKLQQMTVALNAQTPVQFQQNAVGQSAKSLEQQQRLIQQPEERHYQECMRQAHHTHQFKQDMVEAPSPDSTDMASVTNLISHSESLERKKSDANPKQCHLFIESKPGELPIMAPSVWTTSQVNEFKAKTKQDAESVITVGRGEVLTVHIPTHDDGSTFFWEFATDYYDIAFGLYFEWPNTVNGVRTEKFVESVSENQETGQAEEANERETGSVVPRVSEVVPLFRRDSHENVYAGSHQYPSPGVYLLKFDNSYSLWRSKVVYYRVYYTN